The Acidobacteriaceae bacterium nucleotide sequence GCTTTCGGACGAGATGATCAACGACTTTGCCCAGGCGCAAGCCACGGCGGCCTCCGATCACTGGAAGAAGGCGAAGCCCGGCGTGAACTGGCTGCTCTCCGAACTCAGCAGCGTCAACGGACGCATGCAGGACCTGACCTACGGCTACTCGCAGCTGCGCGACATGTATCAACAGCAATGGCTGTCGAGCTATCGCCCTGCCAATCTCCGCCCGGTGCTCGAACGCTATGACTACACCGTTCAGCTATGGATCTCGCGCATCGATCAGCTTGAAGCGATCCATCGCGACTGGAGAGACAACCACATCATCAACCCAGCGGACGCAGCGAAACTCGGCATCCCCGCGCCGCTCACCCCGGTTGCAGCCTCCCCCGCCGACACTGCACCCAAGCCTTAGAAAGCATTGACCATGAGCAAGACTCTTCACGCCCGCAAACTCATCACTGAAAACGGACTCGTCGATTACGCTGTGATTCATGTCGACGACAACGGCCGAATCGCGGCCATCGATATCGACCGCGCGCAGCCGGAAAATAACGACACACTCGCGCCCGCTCTCTTCGACGTGCATACGCATGGTGGTGTCGGCAAAGATGTCATGAACGCGACACCCGCCGACTTCAGCGAACTGCAACGTTTTTACGCAAGCCACGGCGTTGCCCATTACCTGCCCACCACCGTCACGGACTCTATCGACACGACGCTGCATGCGCTCGAACGTATCGCCGACAACATCGAATGTGATACCCCCGCCAACGAATCCAAGCCGGTAGCGATCCACCTCGAAGGTCCGTTTCTATCGCACGTCAAACGCGGTGTGCATCCCGCGCACGATCTGCTGCCGCCGACGATTGAGCTCTTCGACCGCTTCCAGCAAGCCTCGCGAGGACACATCGCACTCGTCACCGTCGCCCCCGAACTCCCCGGAGCGGTCGAGTTTATCGCCTATGCCAAAACCCTCGGCGTCCGCGTCTCTTTGGGCCACACCAATGCCACACTGGACGAAGCACAAGCCGCCGTCGCTGCGGGTGCTGCCTCAGCGACGCACACCTTCAACGCCATGCGCGCGCTTGACCACCGCGAGCCGGGAGTTGTTGCGGCCGTTCTGAACAGCCCGGAACTCTTTGCCGAACTGATCCTCGATGGCATCCACGTTCACCCAGAGATGGCCAGACTCTGGTGGCATGCAAAGAGCGCAAAGCGCGCCCTGCTCGTTACCGATTCCATGTCCGCTACCGGCATGGCCGACGGCAACTACACCCTCGGCGGCCTTGCCGTCACGGTAGAAAACCAGACCGCCACGCTTACGGACAGCCGCTCCACGCTCGCGGGTTCGCTCCTCACGCTGGACCGCGCCGTCGAAAATCTGCAACGATTCCTTGAGGTTTCTCTGGAGGACGCCGTTCGAGCGGGCTCGGCCAATCCCGCAGCCATGCTTGGCCGCAATGACGTTGTCTCCATCGGCATCGGCGCTCCGGCGCATCTCAATCGTTTCAATGCGGCCGGTCAACGTACCGCCAGCTATCTCCACGGCGAAGCTATCGCTTAGCCCCTACTCAGAACACGAGGTCGACACCGCTTGCTCCATACGCCTGCCGCCATCATCCTCACCGCACCTCACCGGTTGAGTGCTGTCGATCTCGTGATCGTCGCTATCTATCTGCTCGGCATCACGCTCTTTGGCCTGCGCTTTCGCAAGCGCAACAGCGCGGCTTCCGCAGATAAATCGCTCAAGAGCTACTTCCTCGCCAACAACAGCATCCCTTGGTGGGCGATCGCGCTTTCGGTCGTGAGCGCGGAGACCTCCACACTCACGATCATCTCCGTCCCGGGGCTGGCCTTCGGTGGCAACTTCGGTTTCCTGCAGATCGCACTCGGCTATCTTGTGGGTCGCGTCGTTGTTGCGCTGCTCTTCCTTCCGCGCTACTTTGCGGGGGAGATGCTCACCGCCTACCAGCTCATCGACCGACGATTCGGGCCTGCGCTGCACAAGGTCACCGCAGGCCTCTTCCTGCTCACACGCGCTGCCGCAGAAGGCGTTCGCGTCTTCGCCGTCTCCATCGTCGTCGGCATCGCCATTGGCACACGCGACGTCTGGTCGATCGCCATCATCTGCGCGCTCACGCTGCTCTATACCTTCGAAGGCGGTCTCGCTGCCGTTATCTGGACCGACGTCGTGCAGATGATCATCTACGTCGGCGGCACGCTCGTCGCTCTACTGACGCTCGGTATGCACGTCCACGGAGGCTGGCACGAAATCGTCCACGTCGCTTCTGCGGCGGGCAAGTTCCACTGGCTCAACTTTGCCTTCAACCTCACCCAGAGCTACACCTTCTGGGCCGGTCTGCTGGGTGGGACCTTCCTCACCATGGCCTCGCACGGCACAGATCAGCTCATGGTGCAGCGCCTGCTCGCGGCCCGCAACCTACGCCAGGGGCAAGCCGCTCTGCTCAGCTCCGGTCTCGTCATTTTCGTGCAGTTCGCCATGTTCCTGCTCATCGGGGCAGGACTTTACGTCTTCAATATCCAGACCCCGGCGCTGCTGGCCGGTCTTTCGTCGGACCGCCTCTTCCCTGCGTTCATCGTTCGCCAGATGCCCGTCGGCATTGCGGGCCTGCTCATCGCAGCCATCCTCGCAGCTGCCATGTCGAATCTCTCGGCCGCGCTCAACTCGCTCGCCTCGACCACGGTCGTCGACTTCTACGTCACACTCAGCCCGCGCTCCACGGACTCACAGCGCGCGATGCTTGCGAAAACCTCCACCATCTTCTGGGCGCTCGTTCTCTTCGCCATCGCCGTGGCAACGGCAGCCGTCGGCGGCAAGGGGCACGTTGTCGAAATCGGCCTCAGCATCGCCGCTGTCGCCTACGGCTGCCTGCTGGGCGTCTTCCTCCTCGGCACGCTCACCCGCTTCGCCACGCAACTCGGCACCAGCATCGGCATGGTCTTCGGTTTCCTGCTCAACCTCTGGCTCTGGCAAGGAAACTTCCCCGTCCACCTTGGCCCCATCACCGTGCCGCACATCGCCTTCACCTGGTACGTCCTCATCGGAGCCGTTGCCACCTTCGCCGTCGGAGCCCTCGCCAGTATGCTGACACCTCGCCGCACCGTCCCAGCACTCCTGCTGCTCGCGTTTTCAACGGTGACACTCCGTGCCCAGACAACCGAAGCCGGGCACCGCTTCGACACCGTCGACACGCTCATCAACGACGCTATCGCGCAGCACAAACTCCCCGGCGCTGTTGTCGTCATCGGCCACAACGGCAAGATCGCCTACGAGCACACCTACGGCCTCCGCAAACTCGACGGAGAACCCGGCCTCGACGGCCAGCCCGCGCCCGCTGAAGCCATGACCGAAGACACGATCTTCGACATGGCCTCACTGACCAAGGTGCTCGCGACGACCACAGCGATCCTCGAACTACACGACGCAGGCAAGCTCTCCTTCGAAGCTCCCGTTGAGCAGTATCTGCCCGCGTTCAATCCGCAACACGATCCCGCCCGCACCGCCGTCACCGTTCGTTCTCTGCTGCTGCACATCTCCGGCGAACCCGCCGACGTAAAGCTCGACGACGCCTGGGGGCTTGCTGTTGCCGACAAGGAAGAAGGGCTTCGCCGCGCACTCACCACGCCGCTCCAGTCGAAGGCAAACACCCTCTTCCGCTACTCCGACATCAACTTCATCCTGCTCGGAGACATCATCGAAACCCTGACCCACCAGCCCGAAGATGTTTACGTGCAGGAGCACGTCTTCGCTCCGCTCGGCATGACGGAAACGCGCTACCTGCCTGCCTTCAAGGCCTGCGGCCCACGTACGATTCGCGGAGCAGCTATCGCCTGGGGGCAAAAGCCCAAAGGTAGAAGCCTGCTCACCTGCACCGCCGGCACCTGGCGCACCGCGCTCTTCGAGCGCATCGCCCCCACCGCGCACGACGACACAGGAACCGACGCCAACAACCCGGACTTTGGCTTCCTTCTCCGCGGGGTCGTCGACGACCCCACCACCCGCCGCATGGGCGGAGTCGCCGGACATGCCGGCGTCTTCTCCACCGCGCACGACACCGCACTCTTCGCGCAGTCGCTGCTCGACAAGCTGCTCCACAACACCGGCCCGTTCCCCGTCTCACAGGCCACGCTGCGCCTCGCCACCACGCCGCAGCAGCCATCGACACTTGATACGGCAACCATTCTGACAAGCGACCTCGCCAAGCCATTCCCGACGCTGGTTCCGACGAAAGGCCTGCCTGTCCATGGTCTCGGCTGGGACATCAATACGGCCTTTTCACGCAACCGTGGCGCGGTCTTTGCGACGGCAGGCCCGAGCGTCCCGTCCTCCGCAACGCCAAGCTTCGGGCACACGGGGTTCACCGGCACCTCGCTCTGGATCGACCCGAATACCGACACGTACGTCGTCCTGCTCGCGAACGCCATCCATCCGCGCGTCGCACAATCCATCTCGCACCTGCGCGGCGACGTGGCAACGGCCGCAGCGCTGGCAATTCTTTCAGATACGTCACAGAGAAAGAATGGCGCACTAGCCAACGTCCCTTTTCTTGCCCCCAGCGAGCAGCCTGCAGAACTTGTAAACGGGGCGCATAGTGCCCCACTCAACAAAGCTCACGGCGTCCAACTCGGCATCGACGTCCTCGAAGATTCGCATTTCTCCGCGCTCGCGCCCTACGCTCACATCGGCCTGCTCACCAACCAGACGGGGCTGGACTCACAAGGCAAGCGCACTGTCGACATCCTGCACAGCACCGGCAAGCTGACGAAGATCTTCACCCCCGAGCACGGCCTCTTCGGCGCGCAGGACACCGAACACCTGATCGCCGAACATGATATGGCCTCTGGCCTTCCCGTCCTTTCGCTCTACGGGGCCAAGCCAGCAGATCGCCACCCCACGCACGAGCAGCTCAAAGACCTTGACGCCGTTGTGATCGACATTCAGGACGCAGGCGTCCGCTTCTTCACCTACGAAACTGTCGTCGGTTACTTTCTCGAAGCCGCTGCTGCAGAGCAAAAGGAGTTCCAGCACAAGCTGACCATCGTCGTCCTCGACCGGCCTAACCCCATCAACGGCCTCGCCGTGCAGGGCCCCGTCTCGGACGCTAACATCTCCACCTACACGAACTTCACCGCGCTGCCCGTCCGCCACGGCATGACTCTCGGTGAGCTCGCCCGGTACTTCAACCGCGATCTGCACGCGCCGCTGCAGGTCATCGCGATGCAGAACTGGCAGCGCTCGCAGTGGCTCGACCAGACCGGCCGGACCTGGCACAACCCCAGCCCCAATCTCCACTCGCTCGACGCTGCGACTCTCTATCCCGGCGTCGCGTTCGTCGAGCAGACGAACGTCTCCGTCGGCCGAGGCTCAGCCACGCCCTTTGAGCAGATCGGAGCGCCGTGGATCGACGCGTCTAAACTCGCTGCCGAGCTCACGGCGCAGCATCTACCGGGCGTGACCGCGACTGCCACGACACTCAGCATCGCCGACGACGCAAACCACTACCCCTTCCACGGCCAGACGATTCCTGCCGTGCGTTTCACCGTCACCGACCGAGAAGCCTTAGATTCGCCACGTCTCGGCCTCCAGCTTCTCGTCTCGCTCCACCACCTCTACCCGGAGCAGTTCAAGCTCAGCCAGGCTTCCATACTCGTCGCCAACAAAGCCACGATGCAGGCCATTACGCGCGGAGATAGTGCTGCCTCCATCGCAGAAACGTGGAAAAATTCCCAAAATGGCTTCACAAGCGATGCCCTCAGGCCATTCCTTCTGTACTAGCGTGTAAAGAATCCGCTAAAGTTCTCTCGAATTCATTCGATAAAAGCAGAAGTTCTATCTGCGAGAGAGATTTCCATGCAAGCCAATTACTCCCCCCGGTACTCCCTCGAAGCCTTCGCTGCTTCGCACCACCAGGTTCTAGATCAACAGAATTACGAGCTTTCCAGCGAGTTCTACCAGCAGTTCTCGACCAGCGGCCATCTGCTCAACGTCGTCACCGATTGGTTTGACATGCTCGTCGCGGGCACGCTCTTCGTCCTGCTCGGATTTGCGCTCTTCGCCTGATCCCCAACGACAGGTAGCATTCATCGGCCAGACAGCAAAAAGAGCAGCCAGGCGACACGCCCAAAGCTGCTCTCAAAACGCATACTGCGTTCTCTAAATTCGTTTGGTCGGGGCGGAGAGATTCGAACGATCAGGCTGCCCCATCCTTTTCAACAGATGGCTTGGGAGTTTTTATGCTGCTTACGCCACGCTCGTGCCGATTAACCACGACTGGACAGTGAAGTTCCCCGAACGCCTGGCTCTGCTCCGTAAGGAGCGAGGGCTTACCCAGCCACAGCTAGCCGAGAAGATCGGCCTCCCCGTCGCCCAGATTCGACGCTATGAGGCTGGAACCCACCCCGTCGTTATTGTCGTTGGCATAAACGCAATCTAGGCCGGTGGGATCAGTGTTGATGAGGGGATTGTTTCGGGCGTAGGCATACAAGTTGAAACTTTGGGGGGGCTGACAGACTCGCCAGCGTTAGACCGGAGGGATCAGGCGTCATAAACCGACCCATATTGCTCGAATAGTACCTTGCCCCCATGAGGTCAAGTCCTGATTCGGTATCTCTTTCTTTGCCGGTATAACGAGATGACAAATCGACAAGCGCGTCGTAGACCCATACCCCTGCGTCATAGCCTTACCTATCGACCGCAATCCGTAAGAAATTTGCGGTCTTTCAGGTTCCTCGATTTCATTGCTCGATCGTACTGCGCTGGGATCTTTGCTCTCAGCTCTCCAAGCCGTGAACAGAAGAAGTCCACGTCCTCGTAGTTTGGCCAAAGTTTCGTATCGAACTGTGTCGCAACGTCGAAGAGTTTTGGTAGTGCGTTCGGCTGGTGTACGACCAATTGAAAGGCATCCTTATAGAAAGCAGAATAGTACGGAAGGAACTGTTCAGCGCCCTTCTCATGTGTGAATTCGTAGAAAGCCTCCATTTCAGTAGCGGAACGCGGGAGAGCATTCAAAACGTCAGTGCTTGAATCGGGACCAGAGGCCTGATACATGTGAGCCGCATAAATCATTTGTACGACAGGATTATTTGAAGACACTAGGTCCCCCGCCTTCGAGGGGCCGGTTTGAGCAACTAACACTTGCAATCTGGGTCGCGAAGATTTCGCATCCGTCAAAATGCGCTCCAAGCGAGCCTTGCTACTGGCCTCTTGGCTATGAGAAGGGCTTCCGTGCTTCTGTGCAATACCAGCGGAA carries:
- the nagA gene encoding N-acetylglucosamine-6-phosphate deacetylase yields the protein MSKTLHARKLITENGLVDYAVIHVDDNGRIAAIDIDRAQPENNDTLAPALFDVHTHGGVGKDVMNATPADFSELQRFYASHGVAHYLPTTVTDSIDTTLHALERIADNIECDTPANESKPVAIHLEGPFLSHVKRGVHPAHDLLPPTIELFDRFQQASRGHIALVTVAPELPGAVEFIAYAKTLGVRVSLGHTNATLDEAQAAVAAGAASATHTFNAMRALDHREPGVVAAVLNSPELFAELILDGIHVHPEMARLWWHAKSAKRALLVTDSMSATGMADGNYTLGGLAVTVENQTATLTDSRSTLAGSLLTLDRAVENLQRFLEVSLEDAVRAGSANPAAMLGRNDVVSIGIGAPAHLNRFNAAGQRTASYLHGEAIA
- a CDS encoding sodium/solute symporter (Members of the Solute:Sodium Symporter (SSS), TC 2.A.21 as described in tcdb.org, catalyze solute:Na+ symport. Known solutes for members of the family include sugars, amino acids, nucleosides, inositols, vitamins, urea or anions, depending on the system.); protein product: MLHTPAAIILTAPHRLSAVDLVIVAIYLLGITLFGLRFRKRNSAASADKSLKSYFLANNSIPWWAIALSVVSAETSTLTIISVPGLAFGGNFGFLQIALGYLVGRVVVALLFLPRYFAGEMLTAYQLIDRRFGPALHKVTAGLFLLTRAAAEGVRVFAVSIVVGIAIGTRDVWSIAIICALTLLYTFEGGLAAVIWTDVVQMIIYVGGTLVALLTLGMHVHGGWHEIVHVASAAGKFHWLNFAFNLTQSYTFWAGLLGGTFLTMASHGTDQLMVQRLLAARNLRQGQAALLSSGLVIFVQFAMFLLIGAGLYVFNIQTPALLAGLSSDRLFPAFIVRQMPVGIAGLLIAAILAAAMSNLSAALNSLASTTVVDFYVTLSPRSTDSQRAMLAKTSTIFWALVLFAIAVATAAVGGKGHVVEIGLSIAAVAYGCLLGVFLLGTLTRFATQLGTSIGMVFGFLLNLWLWQGNFPVHLGPITVPHIAFTWYVLIGAVATFAVGALASMLTPRRTVPALLLLAFSTVTLRAQTTEAGHRFDTVDTLINDAIAQHKLPGAVVVIGHNGKIAYEHTYGLRKLDGEPGLDGQPAPAEAMTEDTIFDMASLTKVLATTTAILELHDAGKLSFEAPVEQYLPAFNPQHDPARTAVTVRSLLLHISGEPADVKLDDAWGLAVADKEEGLRRALTTPLQSKANTLFRYSDINFILLGDIIETLTHQPEDVYVQEHVFAPLGMTETRYLPAFKACGPRTIRGAAIAWGQKPKGRSLLTCTAGTWRTALFERIAPTAHDDTGTDANNPDFGFLLRGVVDDPTTRRMGGVAGHAGVFSTAHDTALFAQSLLDKLLHNTGPFPVSQATLRLATTPQQPSTLDTATILTSDLAKPFPTLVPTKGLPVHGLGWDINTAFSRNRGAVFATAGPSVPSSATPSFGHTGFTGTSLWIDPNTDTYVVLLANAIHPRVAQSISHLRGDVATAAALAILSDTSQRKNGALANVPFLAPSEQPAELVNGAHSAPLNKAHGVQLGIDVLEDSHFSALAPYAHIGLLTNQTGLDSQGKRTVDILHSTGKLTKIFTPEHGLFGAQDTEHLIAEHDMASGLPVLSLYGAKPADRHPTHEQLKDLDAVVIDIQDAGVRFFTYETVVGYFLEAAAAEQKEFQHKLTIVVLDRPNPINGLAVQGPVSDANISTYTNFTALPVRHGMTLGELARYFNRDLHAPLQVIAMQNWQRSQWLDQTGRTWHNPSPNLHSLDAATLYPGVAFVEQTNVSVGRGSATPFEQIGAPWIDASKLAAELTAQHLPGVTATATTLSIADDANHYPFHGQTIPAVRFTVTDREALDSPRLGLQLLVSLHHLYPEQFKLSQASILVANKATMQAITRGDSAASIAETWKNSQNGFTSDALRPFLLY
- a CDS encoding helix-turn-helix transcriptional regulator, which codes for MPINHDWTVKFPERLALLRKERGLTQPQLAEKIGLPVAQIRRYEAGTHPVVIVVGINAI